A window from Bdellovibrionales bacterium encodes these proteins:
- a CDS encoding M23 family metallopeptidase: protein MSSSGKKFTFFIVSNQTGQTRKLVISSVWMKAASFIGAIVILVFVAGMVDYFGLLLQSLENKRLRSENAQLVKQFQVVESKVSSLENSLERVKTFTTKLKLITNIDAEDRVTKLSMGPKPAPGQQVEEYEPMEQRPSGEAMAQQDEVFEAPQTLNENKGEVAEQPAPSKDYASLVVRIDKAVRETQLKEQSVIDLWESLSERQSLINATPNIKPARGWLTSRFGYRVSPFTGKATMHAGLDIAAAPGSPVYAPADGVVSFAGYDQGYGKLVSIDHGYGVSTRFGHTSQIYVQVGQKVSKWDVIAAVGNTGRSTGPHLHYEVRINGTPVDPINFILDE, encoded by the coding sequence ATGAGTAGTTCAGGCAAGAAGTTCACATTTTTTATCGTCAGTAATCAGACTGGGCAGACCCGAAAGTTGGTGATCTCGTCAGTTTGGATGAAAGCGGCGAGCTTCATTGGTGCCATCGTTATTCTCGTTTTCGTTGCCGGCATGGTCGACTACTTCGGCTTGCTCCTTCAGTCTCTTGAAAACAAGCGTCTTCGCAGTGAAAATGCTCAGCTTGTGAAGCAATTCCAAGTCGTCGAGAGCAAAGTCAGCTCACTTGAAAACAGCCTTGAGCGCGTAAAAACTTTCACGACAAAATTGAAACTCATCACCAACATCGATGCTGAAGATCGCGTGACAAAGCTTTCTATGGGACCAAAACCAGCTCCGGGTCAGCAGGTCGAAGAGTACGAACCGATGGAGCAACGTCCTTCCGGCGAAGCGATGGCTCAGCAGGATGAAGTCTTTGAGGCTCCACAAACTTTGAACGAGAACAAAGGCGAAGTGGCTGAACAGCCGGCGCCTTCCAAAGATTACGCGTCTTTGGTGGTTCGTATCGATAAAGCGGTGCGCGAAACTCAGCTAAAAGAACAAAGTGTGATCGATCTTTGGGAGAGCTTGTCTGAGCGCCAAAGTTTGATCAATGCGACTCCAAATATCAAACCGGCGCGCGGTTGGTTGACCTCTCGTTTCGGTTACCGTGTGTCACCGTTTACGGGTAAAGCAACGATGCATGCGGGCTTGGACATCGCCGCAGCTCCAGGTTCTCCGGTCTATGCACCGGCGGATGGTGTCGTGAGCTTCGCGGGTTACGATCAAGGTTATGGTAAGCTTGTGAGTATTGACCACGGTTACGGTGTCAGCACGCGCTTTGGTCATACGTCGCAGATTTACGTTCAAGTCGGTCAAAAAGTTTCTAAGTGGGACGTCATTGCAGCGGTCGGAAATACGGGCCGTTCAACAGGCCCGCATCTTCACTACGAAGTGAGGATCAATGGCACGCCAGTGGATCCTATCAACTTCATCTTGGATGAATAA